CAAGAGGGCGCAACGCCAGGCGGCGGAAGAGCAGGTAAAATACGAGGGATATGCCCACAATGGAAGCAGCTGCCAGACCCAGTATGATTAATTGAGATTCCCGCAATTTTGCCTTGCTGTTAAGGGTGCTCAATACGATCTTGGCCATGCCGATTTGTTCGCCGTTTTGCATGACTGGGGTGGTGAACTCCAGCAGGTACTCCTTCTCGGCTTTTGCCCTGGCTGCATGTTTTTCGTCAAGCTGGGTCAAGGCTTGCCCTTGTTTATCCAGAAACTGTGCATAGACGATTTCCGCGTCGTTGGCGGAAATATCCCGCACATAGTTCTCCAGGTAGATATAGTTGAAACTGACGATGGGCTCCGCACCAATCGTGGCGAGAAAATGAACGAGGTTCTTTCCCCTTCGGTTCATGTCCGCCATCACGGAATTTTTTTCATAAAACGTGAGGGAAACGCTCATTACAGAGAAGACCAGGACCAGGGTCGCCAGTATCCCAGCTAAAAATTTTCTGGTAAGATTCCACCTCTTCATTTATCGAATCCCTCCACAAAAAGTGCTATGGCAATAAAACGCCCGGCATCCCTGTTCCAAACCCTGGAATAGAGGATGCCGGGCAAAAAATTCAGCTAATTATTTCACCGGTATGCTGACACTGATGGCCCCGCGCACATCACCTTCCTTATAGCCTTCCTTCTTTCTCCCTGAGATGTCCATGTCACCGGCAGGAGAACCATGGCAGGTGAGACACATCTGGGTAATATAGACAGGCGCCAGGTAACGGAAGGTCTTTTTGCCGCCGCTGGTTGTCTGTTCTGAATATGTTTTGCTGCGCACCCATCCATTTTCGAATTTCTTCAATACATCTGTTTCGAATTTGTCCGGTTTATTGGCAGGATTGCGATATTTAAGGCTGGTCTGCTTTACGGTAATACCGGTTTTTTTCAAAAACTTATCTCCCGTCTTCTTTCCGTATATTGCCGGAGAAAAACCTTTAAAAGCTATTCCCGGCTGGTTGATCTGGGGTTGAGCTTCGGTGACAACTTCTTTTGCCGAGTTATGCAGTTTCTGCAGAATGCCGCTGTTATAGTCTGAAGTGTTCAGGTTTTTAATGTCCAGGCCGGTCATTTTTTTAAAATCATCGGCAAGCTGCGCTTCATAGACTGCAGCTGTAAATCCCTTATCGGCTTTGCCTGACGTATTTATGAGGGATTGATTGTTGGCGATTACGGCTCGCCCTTTCAGCAAATAGTCGGCAAGGAGCTTTGCCAGCTTTTCATCATTTTGGGCGGCAAACAGATTTTGCGCGAAAAGAAGTGTTGCTGAAACAAGTCCCATCACCAGTACCACCGAAACCCTTTTTTTCATCATCGATGTATCCTCCTTATTTTTGCCTGCAGTTGCCATCATCTCCGGCAATCAACCAGGACGGCCATTTCATTCCATCAACTCGAAGAGAAATGCATTGTTAATCATTAAATCCTATTCCCACGTGGGAGCTTACAATTTTCTCAGGATGATTAAAACTCTTTTTTATGGAAACTTCGATTAGCAGTGTTCTTTTTGTCCAGACGGGTCCTGCCATGTTCAGCAAAGGTGTTGAAAATGCTTCAATTCCACCCGGACAGACCCTCTTTCCAATCCTCCTCTATTTTTATGATCATGCTCATTTTTGTCCTTGCATCTTCCTTTGTTATTATTTATTGTGATCATGGTCATATGATGGAGACGCAAATGCGCATCAGCGAGCAGGCAAAACAGGAGAGCCGGACACGGCTTCTGGAAAAGGCTGCAGAGTTATTCGTAAACAAAGGATTTGAGGATACCACCACCCGAGACATTGCCCAAGCGGCTGGGTTGGCTGCTGGTACCATGTTCAACTATTTCCCCAGCAAGGAAACCCTTGCCATGACCATGGTCACGGAAGCTTTGGAAAACGGCATCGGCGATTTTAACCGCCGGCGTACCGGAGAAGAAGACCTGGCCGAGGAGCTGTTCCTGTTCATCAGCTCAGGACTGCGCCGGCTGCGGCCGTTGCGCCACTTTCTCGGCCCGGTCCTGGAGCGTTCCCTGAGCCCCTTTCCCCGGAAGAACATCTGTCATGAAGGAGAGGCTGCTCGTCTGCAGCACCTGAATGCCGTGCAGGCCATTATCGAGCGGCACGGCTTCACGGAGGCTCCCGATGAGGTAACCATAACCATTTACTGGTCCCTCTTTCTCGGCATTCTCGCCTTCTGGACCAGTGACGAATCGGTGAATCAAGAGGCAACCCAGGCTCTGATAGACTACTCCATCCGGACCTTCGTTCACGTGATCAGCGGTAGCGGATCGGAAGGGAGTGTACACGATGCAGTGTGAAAGCGGCTATAGGACCGATTCCGCCGGCAGAACCGGCAGTACCCTCACCAAAGAGACCGAGAGGCAACTGGCGGAATTGATAGAGCGGGTTGCTGGTAAGAAGCCGCCGGTCAGTTCTTACTCACGCATGTGGATCATGGGGTCGACCCAGGCGAAGGTTGCCATGACCTTCTTGGCATCATGGGTTCAGTGCCTGTTTTCCGATGCCGACCGAAAGGAGCGGATGCGGAACGAGGCGCGGCTGAAGGCCGCCCTGGAGCTGTTGGGGACCATGGGGTACCTGCGGGGTGCCGTCATGAAACTGGGACAGCTGCTGGCAAACCTGCCGGAGGTGATCCCGGAAGAGGTGGCGGAGATATTGGGGAAGCTCCATTTCCAGGCGCCGGCCATGCATTTTTCCATGGTTCGCGAGGTCTTTCTCGACGAGTTCAGACGGGAGCCTGAAGAGATCTTTGCCTCCTTCGAACGCAAGGCTTTTGCTGCGGCTTCCCTGGGGCAGGTGCACCGGGCGCGCCTCCACACCGGCGAAGAGGTGGCGGTGAAAATCCAGTATCCCCACATTGCCAGGACGATCCGGGCAGACATGCGCAACCTGCGTCTGTTGCTGCAACCCATGCGCATGACCGAGGATTGGCCGAACCTTCTGGATAAGCTGGCAGACGTGGAGCAGATGCTTCTGATGGAGGCCGATTACCAGCAGGAAGCCGCCTTCGGTACCGAGATACGGAGCCATTTCTCTCCGGAGGAGGGTATAGTGGTTCCCCGGGTGTTCGGGGAATACTCAACAGGCCGAGTCCTGACCACCGAATATCTGCGCGGACTGCACCTTGACCAGTTTCTCGCCCTCGATCCCGATCAGGCTCTGCGGGATCATTTCACCCACCTTTACACTGCAGCGACCATGCGGCTTCTCTACCGGGTCCACTGGCTCATGGCCGATCCCAATCCCGGCAACTATATCTTCATGGAGGACGGTCGGCTGGGAATCGTCGATTTCGGCTGTACCCGCGTCCTTTCGGAAGATGAATGGTCTCTCCAGCGCCAGGTGGAAGACGCTGTCTTGAAGGGTGACGAGGCGGAAATGAAAAGGCTCGTTGCCAAAGCCAGCCTCTATGAAAGCGCTGAAGAAATGGGACCGGAACGCCTGGAGGTTGTCGGACGTTCCATCCGGTGGATGTTGGAGCCGTGGCAGACGGAGGGGCTATTCGATTTCGGCGACCGGGATTTTTTCTGCCGAGGTGTCGATGCGCTGATGGATGTGGCGAGGAGGCGCTATACCCGCGGCATGCCGGTCCATATCTGGAGCACCCGTTTCATTCTGGGGGCGCGGGCAATCGTCTACCGGCTTAAGGGGCGCTGTGATTTCAGAAAGATCTATGACAAGGAATCGGGCGGAGCTGACAGAACACGAATTCATGCAGCTGATGAGGTTTTCAATGACTGATGAAACGCTTATCAAGGCAATGCCCAAAGATGCGACCATCGACCCGACCGGGGAGCGGCTGGCAGAACTGGTGAGCAGCATTGCCGGCAGGAAAATGCCGGTCTCCTCCTTTTCCCGCATGTGGAACCTGGGTTCGGCCCACGCCAGGGTCACCCTGGGTTACTTTGCCTACTGGCTCCGCAGTCGCTTTGCCGATGATGATGGGAAGCAGCGCCTTAAAAACGAGGCGCACCTGGCGGCAGCCCTGCAGTTATTCTCCACCATGGGATATCTGCGGGGTGCAGTGATGAAGGTGGGGCAGATGCTGGCCAACCTGCCGGAGATTGTCCCGGAGGAATTTGCCGAAGTCCTTTCGGCGCTCCATTTCGAGGCCCCTCCCATGCATTATGCCATGGTCAGGGATGTTTTCCTGGACGAGTTCGGGCGAGAGCCGGAGGAACTGTTCGCTTCCTTCGACCGTCAGGCTTTCGCCGCCGCTTCCCTGGGGCAGGTACACCGCGCCCGGCTGCATAGCGGGGAGGAAGTGGCGGTAAAGGTCCAGTATCCCCACATCGCCCGGACTATCAAGGCAGACCTGCGCAATCTCCGAATTCTGCTGCAACCCATGTGTCTCACCAGCGACTGGCAGAACACCCTGGACAAGCTGACGGATTTGGAGCACGTGCTGCTCATGGAGACCGATTACGAAAATGAGGCCCGTATCAGCAACGAGACGAGGCAGTTGTACGGCGACGAAGACCAGGTGGTGGTGCCGAGGGTCCATGAACAGTATTCCACGAAGCGGGTTTTGACGACGGACTATCTGGCCGGCAAGCACCTTGAGCAACTCCTGGCTGAAAATCCCAGCCAGGAGGAGCGTGATCATTTCTGTACGCTCATTTCCAAGGCCATTTACAGGATTTATTACCGTCTGCACCGGGTGCATGCCGACCCGCACCCCGGCAACTTCATATTTATGGAGGATGGACGCCTGGGGCTCATCGATTTCGGCTGCTCCCGGGTCATCACCGATGATGAGTGGCGGCTGATGATGGCTATCGAGCAGGCCGGCATCGACGGGGATGAAGAGGCTTTGAGCCGTTTGATTGCCGAAGCATGCCTGTGCAAGAACCCCGGGGAGATCGAACCGGACCGGCTGGAAACGGTGCGGCGCGGGGTCGATTGGCAGCTGAAGCCTACGTTGACTGAAGGGCTCTACGATATGGGGGACCGGGAGGAATTTCTGCGAGGCGTCACCAGTTTAATGGAGATGACCCGCAAAGGATATACCCGCGGTTCCCCCTTGTACCTCTGGACCAATCGCTTGTGCCTCGGTGCCAGGGCAGTGGGGTACCGCCTGAAAGGACGCGTCCATCACCAGAAGATCCAGCGGCAGGAATTTGCCGCCGTAAAAGGAGATGCTCCATGTTGAGACTACGCGATGTAACCAAGACCTATGACGGAAAGTCGGAAGTGACGGCCCTTGCAGGGATCACCCTCACTATCGATCCGGGCGAAATGGTGGCGATCATGGGGCCGTCCGGCTCCGGCAAGTCAACCTTGCTCAACCTTTTCGGAGGGCTGGATGTTCCTACCTCGGGCCAGGTCATGGTGGCGGGGAAGGATCTGGCGGGGGAAAACGAGAAGGAACGGTCGCTGTTTCGCCGCTCGAAAATTTCTTATATTTTCCAGGCCTATCACCTGATGCCGACCTTGAAGGTAAGCCAGAACGTGGCGCTGCCCCTGCATCTGGCCGGCGTATCTTCCACCGAGATCAGTCGCAGGGTTGCCCAGGCCCTGAAGGACGTCGGCTTGGAGTCGCGGGCGAATCACCTTCCCGACGAGCTTTCCGGCGGCGAGCGCCAGCGGGTCGCCATTGCCCGGGCGCTGGTGACCGGGGCGCCGCTCCTTTTGGCGGACGAGCCCACCGGCAACCTGGACAGCGCCCGTGGAGAGGAGATCCTGAAGCTGCTCCGTACCATCCACCGTGAGCGGGGCACCACCATCGTCATGGTCACCCACGACCACCACGCCGCTTCCGCCTGCGACCGCCTGATAAGCCTGCGGGACGGCAGGGTTGAGGGGGATGGCGCCGTTGGAGGTGGGAAATGAATTTCCTGCTTCGCACCCTGTCTCTCTCCTACGTCAGGCGCCACCTGATGAAGACGCTGCTGACCCTGCTGGGTGTCGTGGTCGGCGTCGCCACCTTCAGCGCCATTCGCAGCGCCCAGGGAACACTGGTCAAGGGAATACGCTCCACTGTCGACCGTGTCGCCGGCAAGGCCCATCTGCAGATAACCATGGCCGGCGGAGTGCCGGAGGAGGCCCAGGAGAAGGTCCGAACCCTTCCGGGTATCCGGGCCGTCTCACCGGTCATCGAACAGATCGTGGTGCCGGAGCGGGGCGAACTGGGGAGCCTGATGGTGATCGGCATTGACCTCCTGGGGGACCGGGAGATGCGGGAATACGGTTTCGAGGGAGATGATGCCGACCTGGACGATCCGCTGCTGTTCCTCGCCCAGCCCGACTCGGCCATCTTCACCCGCGACTTTGCCCAAAGGGCGGGGCTAAAGACCGGTGACACCCTTCCGGTGCGGGTATCTACCGGGGTGAAGCGGGTTGCGGCACGGGGACTCCTTTCCGCCAAGGGTTTTGCCGAGGCCTTCGGCGGCAACCTGATGGTGGTGGATGTTTATGCCGCCCAGGAGCTATTCGGCCGGGGCCGCCGCTTCGACCGCATCGATGTGCGGCTTGCGGAGGGGACAACGGTGGCCCAAGGGACGGCAACGCTTCAGAAGGTCCTGGGGCCTGCCTATGGCGTGGAGACGCCGGACCGTCGGAGTGCACAGATGGAGCAGACGGTGAACAATTTCGTCGTCGGCTTCAATGTTACCAGCGGCTTTGCCCTTTGCATCGGTACCTTTCTCATCTTCAACGCCTTCAACGTGGCGGTGAACCGCAGGCGGCGCGACATCGGCACCCTGCGCGCCCTGGGGGCCACGCCGCGGCAGGTGCAGTCCCTCTTTCTCTTGGAGGCGCTGGTAATCGGCCTGGTCGGGGGTGCTGTCGGCTGTCTGGCTGGAGGTGCCATTTCCGAAGGGTTTCTCCGCATGATGGGGCAGACGACGGAAACGGTGTACGGGATTGCCTCCTCCGGAAGCTCCGTTATGTTTCCCCCTGGAATCGTCCTTGAGTCCATGCTGCTCGGCGTTGTCGCATCTCTCGTGGGAGCTTGGAATCCAGCGCTTGCCGCCTCCCGGATTTCTCCGACTGAAGCCTTTGCCAAAGGGGCTTTCCAGGCAAAGATTGCCGGAAGCCATGGGCTCCGAATCGCAGCCGGCGCCGTTGCTTTCGGCTGCGCCATTCTCATTGCCCTTTTTCCCCCTTTTGGCGGGAACCCACTCATCCTATCCGTGATGGTCCTCGGCGGAATCGGAATGGTGCTCCTCGTCGGCCCGTTTTCCCGCGTGCTCCTGCGTTTCTTCGCCCCGCTTCTTATGGGGTTTTCGCCGGTTGCGGGACGTCTCTGTTCCAATGCCCTCCTGGGAGCTCCCCGCAGGACCTCCGGCACGGTCATGGCCATGGCGCTTTCACTTACATTCGTTCTCGGATTCGGCGGATACATGGGATCTATGACAGAATCGATGGCCAAGTGGATGGATGATGTCCTCACCAGCGACCTTTACGTGCGGGCGTCCGCCAACTGGTCGCGCCCCGATTTCCTCTTTCCGGGAACATTGCGGCAGGAACTTCAGAAGGTGTCGGGCGTGCGGGCAGTTGAATCGGTGAGGACGATCCGCCCCATGTACCAGGGACATCAGATCGTAATCAGCTCCTTCGAGGTTGAGCCGGTACTGAAGCGGATCGAGTACGAATATTTCAGCGGCAACGAGCAGTCCATACTCCAGGGGGTCGGCAGGCAGGGGATGTGCTTCGTTTCGGATAATTTTCAGAGCCGCTTCAACCTGGGCGTTGGGCAGGAAGTCGAACTGATAACCCCCCAGGGGCCCGTGCGGTTTCCCATAGCCGCCGTTGTGCGCGATTTTGGCTCGGACCAGGGTTCCATTTATATGGACCGGAGTACTTATCTGCGCCATTGGCAGGATGACCGAGTGGATATCTATGACGTGTCAGTGGTTGGCGGAGCTGATGTGGGCCAGGTCCGCAACCTGATTCGGGCGCAGTTGGCGGGGAAGATGCCGGCTCTGATCTCGACCAGGCAGGAGTTCGTTGCCGAGATCAAGAAGGCTATCGATGCCTTTCATGCCCTGACACGGGTCACCCTGTTCCTTGCTTTGGCGGTGGCGTTCCTGGGCATCGTCACATCGCTTCTAATTTCAGTGTCGGAACGGACCCGGGAAATCGGCGTATTGAAGGCACTCGGCGCGATCCCGTCGCAAATCGTCCGGAGCGTCGTGGCGGAGGCACTCGTCATCTCCCTGGTGTCGGTCTTCGTGGCAATCCCTGCCGGAAATC
This region of Geotalea daltonii FRC-32 genomic DNA includes:
- a CDS encoding Tll0287-like domain-containing protein, producing the protein MMKKRVSVVLVMGLVSATLLFAQNLFAAQNDEKLAKLLADYLLKGRAVIANNQSLINTSGKADKGFTAAVYEAQLADDFKKMTGLDIKNLNTSDYNSGILQKLHNSAKEVVTEAQPQINQPGIAFKGFSPAIYGKKTGDKFLKKTGITVKQTSLKYRNPANKPDKFETDVLKKFENGWVRSKTYSEQTTSGGKKTFRYLAPVYITQMCLTCHGSPAGDMDISGRKKEGYKEGDVRGAISVSIPVK
- a CDS encoding TetR/AcrR family transcriptional regulator, producing the protein MRISEQAKQESRTRLLEKAAELFVNKGFEDTTTRDIAQAAGLAAGTMFNYFPSKETLAMTMVTEALENGIGDFNRRRTGEEDLAEELFLFISSGLRRLRPLRHFLGPVLERSLSPFPRKNICHEGEAARLQHLNAVQAIIERHGFTEAPDEVTITIYWSLFLGILAFWTSDESVNQEATQALIDYSIRTFVHVISGSGSEGSVHDAV
- a CDS encoding ABC1 kinase family protein; the protein is MQCESGYRTDSAGRTGSTLTKETERQLAELIERVAGKKPPVSSYSRMWIMGSTQAKVAMTFLASWVQCLFSDADRKERMRNEARLKAALELLGTMGYLRGAVMKLGQLLANLPEVIPEEVAEILGKLHFQAPAMHFSMVREVFLDEFRREPEEIFASFERKAFAAASLGQVHRARLHTGEEVAVKIQYPHIARTIRADMRNLRLLLQPMRMTEDWPNLLDKLADVEQMLLMEADYQQEAAFGTEIRSHFSPEEGIVVPRVFGEYSTGRVLTTEYLRGLHLDQFLALDPDQALRDHFTHLYTAATMRLLYRVHWLMADPNPGNYIFMEDGRLGIVDFGCTRVLSEDEWSLQRQVEDAVLKGDEAEMKRLVAKASLYESAEEMGPERLEVVGRSIRWMLEPWQTEGLFDFGDRDFFCRGVDALMDVARRRYTRGMPVHIWSTRFILGARAIVYRLKGRCDFRKIYDKESGGADRTRIHAADEVFND
- a CDS encoding ABC1 kinase family protein gives rise to the protein MTDETLIKAMPKDATIDPTGERLAELVSSIAGRKMPVSSFSRMWNLGSAHARVTLGYFAYWLRSRFADDDGKQRLKNEAHLAAALQLFSTMGYLRGAVMKVGQMLANLPEIVPEEFAEVLSALHFEAPPMHYAMVRDVFLDEFGREPEELFASFDRQAFAAASLGQVHRARLHSGEEVAVKVQYPHIARTIKADLRNLRILLQPMCLTSDWQNTLDKLTDLEHVLLMETDYENEARISNETRQLYGDEDQVVVPRVHEQYSTKRVLTTDYLAGKHLEQLLAENPSQEERDHFCTLISKAIYRIYYRLHRVHADPHPGNFIFMEDGRLGLIDFGCSRVITDDEWRLMMAIEQAGIDGDEEALSRLIAEACLCKNPGEIEPDRLETVRRGVDWQLKPTLTEGLYDMGDREEFLRGVTSLMEMTRKGYTRGSPLYLWTNRLCLGARAVGYRLKGRVHHQKIQRQEFAAVKGDAPC
- a CDS encoding ABC transporter ATP-binding protein, which codes for MLRLRDVTKTYDGKSEVTALAGITLTIDPGEMVAIMGPSGSGKSTLLNLFGGLDVPTSGQVMVAGKDLAGENEKERSLFRRSKISYIFQAYHLMPTLKVSQNVALPLHLAGVSSTEISRRVAQALKDVGLESRANHLPDELSGGERQRVAIARALVTGAPLLLADEPTGNLDSARGEEILKLLRTIHRERGTTIVMVTHDHHAASACDRLISLRDGRVEGDGAVGGGK
- a CDS encoding ABC transporter permease gives rise to the protein MNFLLRTLSLSYVRRHLMKTLLTLLGVVVGVATFSAIRSAQGTLVKGIRSTVDRVAGKAHLQITMAGGVPEEAQEKVRTLPGIRAVSPVIEQIVVPERGELGSLMVIGIDLLGDREMREYGFEGDDADLDDPLLFLAQPDSAIFTRDFAQRAGLKTGDTLPVRVSTGVKRVAARGLLSAKGFAEAFGGNLMVVDVYAAQELFGRGRRFDRIDVRLAEGTTVAQGTATLQKVLGPAYGVETPDRRSAQMEQTVNNFVVGFNVTSGFALCIGTFLIFNAFNVAVNRRRRDIGTLRALGATPRQVQSLFLLEALVIGLVGGAVGCLAGGAISEGFLRMMGQTTETVYGIASSGSSVMFPPGIVLESMLLGVVASLVGAWNPALAASRISPTEAFAKGAFQAKIAGSHGLRIAAGAVAFGCAILIALFPPFGGNPLILSVMVLGGIGMVLLVGPFSRVLLRFFAPLLMGFSPVAGRLCSNALLGAPRRTSGTVMAMALSLTFVLGFGGYMGSMTESMAKWMDDVLTSDLYVRASANWSRPDFLFPGTLRQELQKVSGVRAVESVRTIRPMYQGHQIVISSFEVEPVLKRIEYEYFSGNEQSILQGVGRQGMCFVSDNFQSRFNLGVGQEVELITPQGPVRFPIAAVVRDFGSDQGSIYMDRSTYLRHWQDDRVDIYDVSVVGGADVGQVRNLIRAQLAGKMPALISTRQEFVAEIKKAIDAFHALTRVTLFLALAVAFLGIVTSLLISVSERTREIGVLKALGAIPSQIVRSVVAEALVISLVSVFVAIPAGNLFAAFMEGAVARFFTGWSMPHLYPWNILIQLFIALPFVSAFAAWVPARQAARLKITEAIEYE